A genome region from Polyangiaceae bacterium includes the following:
- the mxcH gene encoding TonB-dependent siderophore myxochelin receptor MxcH translates to MRAKSSSEPTWIVRRRRFPALGKLLAVVMMLGAQTSAYAQTPPAPPAPPAPPAPSDSVITPPKLVERFEATYPPAALEVRVEGTVGLRLTISKLGEVTKVEVIESAGNGFDEAAMEAAVKFRFEPARKGTTPIASRILYRYEFKLPPPPAPPTSPSDGTPPPPPPPPPPPPPPPPPRLDPVPPPPPLVVASKDPNAAADTEEPVDILVPIDVSVQGDQSEPKRLRESAEAVKVIDTHQAKQQSRDLGQVLGAVEGVAVRRSGGLGSFTRFSLNGLYDNQIRFFMDGVPLDIAGFPEGIANVPVNLVDRIELYRGVLPVRFGADALGGAVNLVPQQLTGTNAYVSYQRGSYGTYRVAATAGYHHKPSGFVVGGAAWLDDTRNDYLIDVEVADKSGQVFPAIVRRFHDRYRSYGGVVQLAVVGKPWAERLSLQLFGLTYDKEVQHDAIMKRAIGEATYGASTMGATARYEQSIRKDLRISALASVGRRTIRFVDMGEWVYDWLGNQVARRNVRGELFREPHDATIWQDSIFARPSIEWHIEPEHVVRASTTARFTGRTGTDKGTKTQGGNDPLAGERNIATLMSGIEYELNAFRMPDASSDKKYNPASDNRLQNLVVLKHYFYDAEAQGVPVGLTVQDLDASGFRFGVGDSLRFRFSKHIAAKASYELATRIPSVDEFFGDSLYVIPNLRVRPEYSHNANAGISLETRRTRLGNFSIEGDWFLRNISNLIVGLAESLGTIQYQNVEGAKIWGVEGSVKWISPGNWIVLDGNATWQDARNVSTKGAFQEFDGQRIPNRPWLFANWSARFQWRKLLTSDDGISPFYNGRYVHEFFRNWESVGDKDFKLVVPTQVAHTAGISYFNNVPSRTSVTFEVDNLTNANLFDFFGVQKPGRVYSVKVTGEL, encoded by the coding sequence ATGAGGGCCAAATCGAGTTCCGAGCCGACGTGGATTGTCCGACGACGTCGATTTCCTGCGCTTGGCAAATTGCTTGCAGTCGTGATGATGCTTGGAGCTCAAACGAGCGCGTATGCACAGACGCCGCCCGCTCCGCCCGCGCCGCCTGCTCCGCCAGCTCCGTCGGATTCGGTGATTACTCCGCCGAAGCTCGTCGAAAGGTTCGAAGCGACGTACCCTCCGGCGGCGCTCGAAGTTCGCGTCGAAGGCACCGTTGGTCTTCGTTTGACCATCTCGAAATTGGGCGAGGTGACGAAAGTCGAGGTCATCGAGTCTGCGGGGAACGGCTTTGACGAAGCAGCAATGGAAGCGGCCGTCAAGTTTCGTTTCGAGCCTGCGCGTAAAGGGACGACGCCCATCGCATCGCGGATATTGTATCGTTACGAGTTCAAATTACCGCCCCCTCCAGCGCCGCCCACTTCACCGTCGGATGGGACGCCGCCGCCCCCTCCGCCGCCGCCTCCACCGCCTCCGCCGCCGCCTCCGCCGCGGTTGGATCCGGTGCCGCCTCCACCTCCGCTCGTCGTTGCGTCGAAAGACCCGAATGCCGCGGCGGACACGGAGGAACCCGTCGACATTTTGGTGCCGATTGACGTTTCGGTGCAAGGTGATCAGTCGGAACCGAAGAGGCTGCGAGAATCGGCGGAGGCGGTCAAAGTCATAGACACGCATCAAGCCAAGCAGCAATCGCGCGATTTGGGTCAAGTGCTCGGAGCGGTCGAAGGTGTTGCGGTTCGTCGTTCGGGCGGATTGGGATCGTTCACGCGATTTTCGCTCAATGGTCTGTACGACAATCAGATCCGGTTTTTCATGGACGGCGTGCCGCTCGACATAGCGGGTTTTCCCGAAGGCATTGCGAACGTGCCCGTGAATCTCGTGGATCGTATCGAGCTGTACCGGGGTGTTTTGCCGGTGCGGTTTGGCGCGGATGCACTTGGAGGCGCGGTGAACCTCGTGCCGCAGCAGCTCACGGGAACCAATGCGTACGTATCGTATCAGCGAGGTTCGTATGGTACGTATCGCGTCGCGGCGACGGCTGGGTATCACCACAAGCCGAGCGGGTTTGTCGTAGGAGGGGCTGCGTGGCTCGATGACACGCGCAACGATTACCTCATCGACGTCGAGGTCGCTGACAAGTCGGGGCAGGTTTTTCCGGCGATCGTGCGTCGATTTCATGATCGATACCGTTCGTATGGCGGAGTCGTGCAATTGGCGGTCGTGGGCAAACCGTGGGCCGAGCGTTTGTCATTGCAACTGTTTGGCTTGACGTACGATAAGGAAGTTCAGCACGACGCCATCATGAAGCGTGCGATTGGCGAGGCGACGTACGGAGCGAGCACGATGGGCGCCACGGCCCGTTACGAACAATCGATACGCAAGGACTTGCGTATTTCTGCATTGGCGAGCGTTGGGCGGCGTACCATTCGATTCGTAGACATGGGCGAATGGGTTTACGATTGGCTTGGCAATCAGGTCGCGCGGCGGAACGTGCGTGGCGAGCTTTTCCGCGAGCCGCACGACGCGACGATTTGGCAAGACAGCATCTTTGCGCGCCCGTCGATAGAATGGCATATCGAGCCCGAGCACGTCGTGCGCGCATCCACGACGGCTCGTTTTACCGGACGAACGGGCACGGACAAAGGAACGAAGACGCAGGGCGGCAACGATCCGCTCGCGGGTGAACGGAACATCGCCACGTTGATGTCGGGCATCGAATACGAGCTCAATGCGTTTAGAATGCCCGACGCGTCGAGCGACAAGAAGTACAATCCAGCGTCCGACAATCGCTTGCAAAACCTCGTCGTGCTCAAGCACTACTTCTACGATGCGGAAGCCCAAGGAGTACCAGTAGGTTTGACCGTGCAGGACCTCGATGCTTCCGGATTTCGTTTCGGCGTCGGGGACAGTTTGCGTTTTCGCTTCTCGAAGCACATCGCGGCGAAGGCTTCTTACGAGCTCGCGACGCGCATTCCGAGCGTGGACGAATTCTTCGGCGATTCGCTCTACGTCATTCCGAACTTGCGCGTGAGGCCCGAATACAGCCACAATGCCAATGCGGGGATATCGCTCGAGACGCGTCGCACTCGATTGGGTAATTTTTCCATCGAAGGCGATTGGTTTTTGCGCAACATCAGCAACCTGATCGTGGGGCTTGCCGAATCGCTGGGGACCATTCAATACCAGAACGTCGAAGGTGCGAAGATTTGGGGTGTCGAAGGGTCGGTCAAGTGGATTTCGCCTGGCAATTGGATCGTGCTCGATGGAAACGCGACGTGGCAGGATGCGAGGAACGTGTCGACCAAGGGAGCATTCCAAGAATTCGACGGTCAGCGCATCCCGAATCGACCGTGGCTTTTCGCGAATTGGTCAGCGCGATTTCAATGGCGCAAGCTGCTCACGTCCGACGACGGCATTTCGCCATTCTACAATGGCCGGTACGTGCATGAATTCTTCCGTAATTGGGAAAGTGTTGGAGACAAGGACTTCAAGCTCGTGGTGCCGA
- a CDS encoding helix-turn-helix domain-containing protein, with protein MTQRFNHEALLRARLELGLTQEGLAASVGVDVRTYRRYESGEVNEGGFVVRAPARRKLLEKLSDELGLAMTELVVESSEPATFEKLMRPEYASILQRAPHFLGRDDILEELFAWATHVAAMPGVVALVGVGGAGKTAIAERLLGRLGTEARPAGIFVWSFYEDERTEAFLAHAVKYFAGCDALPGERLDKLEKSIAGGLPHLLVLDGLEVVQAQGDGNRAHGELSDPLLRRLLISLARGLGAARALVTSRFVLGDLTPWADAGARTIKLGPLATSDAEKLLRAWGASGDADTMAQVIAASGGHALSLAVTGSYVGAFLGGDPRPLDPADLAEAARDDPLARRLSRVLAAYARALSDAERDLLARLSVLSAGADESALHALTRGAPRVAAALAGLSLTDLRRALARLERLGLVFRAGTDPPRWSSHPFVRDHFRSLLGVAPSAVQAALHPPPEGTLIFAPRQKPSGHDKLDAFEDLLKQLIEMGQTLEACRTYLQTLGGFSHLGLVLGEMSRGARLLRLFGETTDPQSPMSSLGVSWRAALLYERGLYAGALGDLAYALRAYEEHNALVEGQLEPSHLVTGLRTLAYTERLAGHFSAARAHASRSVELAESLGLSAHVARGVALLAAIMHDLGDLQAARAGFARLEAMGDARIARRGLWEAEHLLALGERDAAIEMISANVAACERFGWAGHVAHGQVLWGLAIAERDPVAAERLLAAARGWVVVSGEVEMATRVHELAARIALQRGAYFEASREALSGERLAEACGMGPFRARLFALGLSIAYARGDEEGMARAQEASRLMLEEDYWGRAEVVKWARVCAGSLGAAAN; from the coding sequence ATGACGCAGCGATTCAACCACGAAGCTTTGCTGCGCGCGCGCCTCGAATTGGGGCTCACGCAAGAAGGATTGGCAGCGTCGGTCGGTGTCGATGTGCGCACCTATCGTCGATACGAATCCGGCGAAGTGAACGAAGGCGGTTTCGTCGTGCGTGCTCCGGCCAGGCGCAAGCTGCTCGAAAAGCTCTCCGACGAGCTTGGGCTTGCCATGACCGAGCTCGTGGTCGAATCGTCCGAGCCTGCTACTTTCGAAAAACTCATGCGTCCGGAGTATGCGTCGATTCTACAACGCGCTCCGCATTTCCTTGGTCGAGACGACATTCTCGAAGAGCTTTTTGCATGGGCCACACATGTCGCTGCAATGCCAGGCGTCGTGGCGCTCGTGGGCGTGGGTGGTGCCGGAAAAACCGCGATTGCAGAACGACTTCTCGGGCGGCTCGGCACCGAAGCTCGACCCGCGGGCATTTTCGTTTGGAGTTTTTATGAAGATGAGCGAACCGAGGCATTTCTCGCGCATGCAGTAAAATATTTTGCAGGTTGTGATGCTCTGCCCGGCGAGCGTCTGGACAAACTTGAAAAGTCCATCGCAGGTGGTCTGCCCCATTTGCTCGTGCTGGATGGTCTCGAAGTCGTGCAGGCGCAGGGCGATGGCAATCGGGCGCATGGCGAATTGTCCGATCCGCTGCTTCGTAGGCTGCTCATTTCGCTCGCGCGCGGGCTTGGGGCTGCACGAGCTCTCGTGACGTCGAGGTTTGTCCTGGGCGACTTGACACCGTGGGCAGATGCTGGAGCGCGTACCATCAAGCTTGGTCCGCTCGCGACGTCCGACGCGGAAAAACTCTTGCGCGCGTGGGGCGCGTCGGGTGATGCCGACACGATGGCGCAGGTGATCGCCGCGTCGGGCGGGCACGCCTTGTCGCTTGCCGTCACGGGTTCGTATGTCGGAGCGTTTCTCGGTGGTGATCCTCGTCCGCTCGATCCGGCTGACTTGGCTGAAGCCGCGCGAGACGATCCGCTTGCTCGGCGTTTGTCGCGCGTACTTGCGGCGTACGCGCGCGCGCTCTCGGATGCAGAACGCGATTTGCTCGCGCGACTGTCCGTGCTTTCCGCGGGAGCCGATGAATCCGCATTGCATGCGCTGACGCGCGGGGCACCTCGAGTTGCCGCGGCGCTTGCAGGTTTGTCCCTCACGGATTTGCGTCGAGCGCTTGCGCGTTTGGAGCGGCTTGGGCTCGTGTTTCGAGCAGGTACGGATCCGCCGCGGTGGTCGTCGCATCCGTTTGTCCGGGACCACTTTCGCTCGCTCTTGGGCGTGGCTCCTTCGGCGGTGCAGGCTGCGCTTCACCCGCCTCCGGAAGGAACGCTCATCTTTGCGCCAAGGCAAAAGCCGTCAGGCCATGACAAACTCGATGCTTTCGAAGACTTGCTGAAGCAGCTCATCGAAATGGGACAAACCCTCGAAGCGTGTCGCACGTATTTGCAGACGCTCGGTGGGTTTTCTCATTTGGGTCTCGTGCTGGGTGAAATGAGCCGAGGGGCTCGTTTGTTGCGTTTGTTTGGCGAGACAACCGATCCGCAGTCGCCCATGTCTTCGCTCGGGGTATCTTGGCGCGCGGCGCTTCTATATGAACGAGGGCTCTACGCAGGGGCGCTCGGGGATCTCGCGTATGCTTTGCGCGCGTACGAGGAGCACAATGCTCTCGTCGAAGGACAGCTCGAACCATCGCATCTCGTGACGGGATTGCGAACATTGGCGTATACCGAGCGGCTTGCGGGGCATTTTTCTGCGGCGCGGGCGCATGCTTCACGTTCGGTCGAGCTTGCCGAATCACTTGGGCTTTCGGCGCACGTGGCTCGAGGCGTTGCACTTTTGGCAGCGATTATGCATGACCTCGGCGACCTGCAAGCTGCACGTGCCGGATTCGCGCGCCTCGAGGCGATGGGCGATGCTCGAATTGCTCGACGTGGATTATGGGAGGCAGAGCATCTTTTGGCGTTGGGCGAGCGAGATGCTGCAATTGAAATGATCTCGGCGAACGTTGCCGCGTGCGAGCGGTTCGGATGGGCGGGGCATGTCGCGCACGGGCAAGTGTTATGGGGTTTGGCGATTGCCGAGCGTGATCCTGTGGCTGCCGAGCGGCTGCTTGCGGCTGCGCGAGGGTGGGTCGTCGTATCGGGTGAAGTTGAAATGGCGACGCGCGTGCACGAGCTTGCTGCGCGAATAGCGCTTCAGCGAGGTGCGTATTTTGAAGCATCACGCGAAGCGCTTTCGGGGGAAAGGCTTGCCGAGGCGTGTGGTATGGGGCCATTTCGCGCTCGACTTTTTGCGCTGGGGCTGTCGATTGCGTACGCGCGAGGCGACGAAGAGGGTATGGCGCGCGCACAGGAAGCCTCTCGCTTGATGCTAGAGGAAGATTATTGGGGCAGGGCTGAAGTCGTGAAGTGGGCCCGAGTTTGTGCGGGGAGTCTCGGGGCAGCAGCCAATTGA
- a CDS encoding methyltransferase domain-containing protein, with protein sequence MASEERRHWAANSFEAAVERFYEAGIGADEDWHGGYRNFGWWEGDNRDYLRAADALVGQVNRLLCLSSTSRLLDVACGGATQDIYLHRLTGAEIDGVDATWAQVKEGRKRIAAAGIVDKVRLHHGTATDLSAFAPESFSHVTCIEGGPHFDTRELFLQQAFSRLRSGGIIVLADLLVLSPARLPWERFALKRAQRMWNVPDANVLDRDGFRASLERVGFTQITMEEVGRHIMPGYYRDQCSAETVDAQRRFKGRMWRLRHAFANFFLFKSWQLGVIEYVLVRAVKPRASATEP encoded by the coding sequence ATGGCGTCGGAAGAGAGGAGACACTGGGCCGCGAACAGCTTCGAGGCTGCCGTCGAGCGCTTTTATGAGGCTGGCATTGGTGCTGATGAGGACTGGCACGGCGGCTACCGCAACTTTGGTTGGTGGGAGGGGGACAATCGGGATTATTTGCGTGCAGCCGACGCATTGGTCGGGCAAGTCAATCGGCTGTTGTGCCTTTCGTCGACGAGTCGTCTTTTGGACGTCGCGTGTGGCGGCGCGACCCAGGACATCTACCTTCACCGGCTGACTGGCGCGGAGATCGATGGGGTCGATGCGACCTGGGCGCAGGTGAAGGAAGGGCGCAAGCGCATCGCTGCTGCAGGCATCGTCGACAAGGTGCGGTTGCACCACGGCACGGCGACGGACCTGTCTGCTTTTGCGCCGGAGAGCTTTTCCCACGTAACCTGCATCGAGGGCGGGCCGCACTTCGATACACGGGAGCTGTTTCTGCAGCAGGCGTTCTCGCGCCTGCGGTCCGGCGGCATCATTGTCCTCGCCGACCTTTTGGTCTTGTCGCCAGCGCGGCTGCCTTGGGAACGGTTCGCCCTGAAACGTGCACAGCGCATGTGGAACGTCCCTGACGCCAACGTCTTGGATCGGGACGGGTTCCGCGCGTCGCTCGAGCGCGTGGGGTTTACGCAAATCACCATGGAGGAGGTTGGTCGGCACATCATGCCCGGCTACTACCGTGACCAATGCTCCGCGGAGACCGTGGACGCCCAGCGGCGTTTCAAGGGACGCATGTGGCGCTTAAGGCATGCCTTCGCGAACTTCTTCCTGTTCAAATCCTGGCAACTCGGCGTCATCGAGTACGTGCTCGTCCGGGCCGTGAAACCTCGAGCCAGCGCCACTGAGCCCTGA
- a CDS encoding fatty acid desaturase — translation MKQAQWIDQGIRLGNRFHYRKKNPWRHNALNLSIFSAMLAGIGTTIAAGRHVQHWLYVPIAAAVLGIMFFAMIILVVHEASHDMFVISYDRDRARRWNRRFGWLVSIPFGINYRRHWEEGHHTHHIHPLEPDDPQTANLWTGRRLVREIVLMLVVPGYVLLWNPSRKYKTERWVGPVNVVFWSSLLAALCMHDAWMSAVAIVFGFGVLGALNQIKGSLEHGGPVGFESNRNLRSRTSLFALRHLLMPFNISLHFEHHLNYCVPWYDLGRYHHSLVEATPEPLRAYIYNTRIIDQLMGRVGTFPEDMRHLVVVDRDESARVAHVIGH, via the coding sequence ATGAAGCAAGCCCAATGGATTGATCAAGGCATTCGTCTCGGCAATCGATTCCATTACCGGAAAAAGAATCCTTGGCGACATAATGCGCTGAACTTGAGCATATTCTCGGCGATGCTGGCGGGCATTGGAACGACGATCGCGGCGGGACGTCACGTACAGCATTGGCTCTACGTACCTATCGCGGCAGCGGTGCTGGGGATCATGTTTTTCGCAATGATCATCCTCGTGGTTCACGAAGCGTCGCACGACATGTTCGTCATTTCGTACGATCGGGATCGGGCACGACGTTGGAATCGTCGTTTTGGGTGGCTCGTGTCGATTCCATTTGGCATCAATTATCGGCGGCATTGGGAGGAAGGTCATCACACGCATCACATCCATCCGCTCGAACCTGACGATCCTCAAACGGCCAATCTGTGGACGGGTCGTCGGCTCGTTCGCGAAATTGTCTTGATGCTGGTCGTGCCGGGATATGTCCTTTTGTGGAATCCCAGCCGAAAATACAAAACGGAGCGGTGGGTTGGTCCAGTCAATGTCGTATTTTGGTCGAGCCTGCTCGCGGCGCTTTGCATGCACGACGCGTGGATGTCCGCCGTGGCGATCGTGTTTGGTTTTGGCGTGCTCGGCGCGCTCAATCAGATCAAAGGATCGCTGGAACATGGGGGGCCGGTGGGATTCGAAAGCAACCGCAATCTCCGTTCGCGGACGTCGCTGTTTGCGCTGCGTCATCTGCTGATGCCGTTCAACATTTCGCTGCACTTCGAGCATCATCTCAATTATTGCGTCCCCTGGTACGACCTCGGGCGTTATCACCACTCGTTGGTCGAGGCGACGCCCGAGCCGCTACGCGCCTACATTTACAATACACGCATCATCGATCAGCTCATGGGCCGCGTGGGGACGTTTCCGGAGGATATGCGGCACTTGGTGGTCGTGGACCGGGATGAATCAGCGAGAGTTGCGCATGTGATTGGCCATTGA
- a CDS encoding histidinol-phosphate aminotransferase family protein, which translates to MLRRYDSNRALRLYPAADNGDLKAAIAKDAGVQPRNVLVANGSGPLLKTCIPYLIETKIKRSPGRMLRYLLKRVAYPIITTRLTYSKVPASGVKQGLRCVLLPLGPESGFALDVGLLEAQLAEHDGVVYLANPNNPTGNILITRSQLEPLLTRYPDSIFFVDEAYLGYVPESPETCLSDLVLRHSNLVVLRSFSFAHGLASIRVGYALAGAEWIARFETKLTPHRVGQLAAELVMASLEDPRHLDFVREETAKERLRISTSMGRHSSIEVYPSQTNFILCRVKKPWTGQKIHDGLLSRGIRVKCFEPFGDERYDEYFRVTIGLPEENTQFLAQLDDLMRTDVSIN; encoded by the coding sequence GTGCTCCGTCGTTACGATTCCAATCGAGCGCTGCGGCTTTATCCTGCGGCGGACAACGGCGATCTCAAGGCGGCCATTGCCAAAGATGCTGGCGTCCAGCCGCGCAACGTTCTCGTTGCCAATGGCAGCGGCCCGCTTTTGAAAACCTGCATTCCATACCTCATTGAAACGAAAATCAAACGTTCTCCGGGGCGGATGCTCCGTTATCTGCTGAAGCGTGTTGCGTATCCCATCATCACCACGCGCTTGACGTATTCGAAAGTGCCCGCGTCCGGTGTGAAGCAGGGCTTGCGCTGCGTCCTGCTTCCATTGGGTCCCGAAAGTGGCTTCGCGCTCGACGTCGGCCTGCTCGAAGCACAGCTCGCCGAGCACGATGGCGTGGTGTATCTGGCAAATCCAAACAATCCCACAGGAAACATTCTCATTACCAGAAGCCAGCTCGAGCCGCTGCTCACTCGCTACCCGGATTCGATTTTTTTCGTGGACGAAGCATATCTGGGTTACGTCCCGGAGAGCCCGGAAACCTGCCTGAGCGATCTCGTGCTTCGTCATTCGAATCTGGTGGTGCTTCGCAGCTTTTCATTTGCTCACGGCCTTGCATCGATCCGCGTGGGGTATGCTCTTGCAGGAGCCGAATGGATTGCACGATTCGAGACGAAGTTGACACCTCATCGCGTGGGCCAATTGGCCGCCGAGCTGGTCATGGCTTCGCTCGAAGACCCCCGACACCTCGATTTCGTACGCGAAGAAACGGCCAAAGAACGCTTGCGTATCAGCACGAGCATGGGCCGGCATTCAAGCATCGAGGTATATCCTTCTCAAACCAATTTCATCTTGTGTCGAGTCAAGAAACCGTGGACCGGCCAGAAGATTCATGATGGGTTGCTTTCACGGGGCATCCGAGTGAAGTGTTTCGAGCCGTTCGGCGACGAGCGATACGATGAATATTTCCGCGTGACCATTGGACTCCCCGAAGAAAACACGCAGTTCCTCGCGCAGCTCGACGACCTCATGCGCACGGACGTTTCCATCAACTGA
- a CDS encoding 2OG-Fe(II) oxygenase, which yields MNTITKQLLSNDKELFTLAHALSPTECARMIAWAESHGFHEAPVTVGVNRFMMIPDLRNNTRVMIDDPDLAEALWPRIEPFVPARMGAYSPVGLNERFRYYRYEPGQQFDWHRDGAFVRSDDEQSFLTLLFYLNDDCEGGTTDFMFVADDEIHVVPQMGMGLVFSHPFYHRGAPVRAGKKYVLRTDVMYRRVISPYAS from the coding sequence ATGAACACGATCACCAAACAACTTCTCTCGAACGACAAAGAACTGTTCACCCTCGCACATGCTCTCTCGCCCACAGAATGCGCCCGAATGATTGCGTGGGCTGAATCACACGGATTTCACGAGGCACCCGTGACCGTGGGTGTGAATCGATTCATGATGATTCCGGATCTGCGGAACAACACGCGGGTCATGATCGACGACCCCGATTTGGCCGAAGCGCTTTGGCCTCGGATCGAACCATTCGTGCCGGCGCGAATGGGAGCGTATTCGCCGGTAGGGCTGAACGAACGATTTCGGTATTATCGATACGAGCCGGGCCAGCAATTCGATTGGCACAGGGACGGTGCATTCGTGCGTTCCGACGACGAGCAAAGTTTTCTAACGCTGCTCTTTTACTTGAACGACGATTGCGAAGGAGGAACGACCGATTTCATGTTCGTCGCGGACGACGAGATTCACGTGGTGCCTCAAATGGGTATGGGCCTCGTTTTCTCGCACCCATTTTATCATCGAGGCGCACCGGTGCGCGCCGGCAAAAAATACGTATTGCGGACGGACGTCATGTACCGGCGTGTCATTTCGCCATATGCGAGCTAG
- a CDS encoding VWA domain-containing protein, with amino-acid sequence MSRNQLLSLVSLCSLSLLAACGADSSDAGVGYGGGFDSGGGVPSDQGGGIQAGTLTAGDWDDNLNFDIYQEYVAKYKAGDASVPSIPTEDRIVIKVVSDAGDPISNALVKVAGADQTFLTAPTASDGRVLFFPTHDGAAQETAFTVSVEPPPGASGVDPISVPAPDSATDWTIVLPGAQKNLPRNLDLAFVIDATGSMGDEMGYLQVEVQGIADRIKAEFDGVSIRYGLVVYRDINDQYVTRHFDFTPDLATFKAKLNEQSAGGGGDFPEAMDAAMKIVPELSWSTNNAVRMSFLMADAPPHKENRAAFLGAVDVMRPMGVKLFPIAASGVDSEAEFLMRMGAQATLGRHLFLTDDSGVGNSHMEPTIPCYQVQKLNNLVYRVIASELSGYRIPADPAEIVRSVGNPEEGVCKLDDGSFAYL; translated from the coding sequence ATGTCGCGCAATCAACTTCTATCGCTCGTTAGCCTCTGTTCGTTGTCGCTGCTCGCTGCTTGTGGTGCCGACTCTTCTGATGCAGGCGTCGGTTATGGTGGTGGATTCGACAGTGGCGGCGGAGTGCCTTCTGATCAAGGGGGAGGCATTCAAGCGGGAACACTGACCGCGGGCGATTGGGACGACAACCTCAATTTCGACATTTACCAAGAATACGTCGCCAAATACAAGGCCGGCGATGCATCTGTTCCCAGCATTCCGACCGAAGATCGCATCGTCATCAAAGTCGTCTCCGATGCAGGCGATCCCATTTCCAACGCGCTCGTCAAGGTCGCCGGAGCAGACCAAACGTTCCTTACGGCTCCCACGGCATCCGATGGCCGCGTTCTGTTTTTCCCGACGCACGACGGAGCAGCTCAGGAAACGGCATTTACGGTAAGCGTCGAACCTCCGCCGGGAGCATCCGGGGTCGATCCCATTTCGGTTCCTGCGCCCGATTCGGCCACGGATTGGACCATCGTTTTACCTGGCGCACAGAAAAACCTCCCTCGTAACCTCGATCTTGCTTTCGTCATCGACGCCACCGGCAGCATGGGCGACGAAATGGGATACCTCCAGGTCGAAGTTCAAGGCATTGCCGACCGCATCAAGGCAGAATTCGACGGCGTTTCCATTCGGTACGGGCTCGTCGTTTACCGCGACATCAACGATCAGTACGTCACGCGCCATTTCGACTTCACACCCGATTTGGCGACGTTCAAGGCCAAGCTCAACGAGCAATCGGCGGGCGGTGGCGGAGACTTCCCGGAAGCGATGGACGCTGCCATGAAAATCGTTCCAGAATTGTCCTGGAGCACGAACAACGCCGTCCGCATGAGTTTCCTCATGGCGGATGCTCCGCCGCACAAAGAGAATCGCGCGGCATTTCTCGGAGCGGTCGACGTGATGCGTCCCATGGGCGTAAAATTGTTCCCGATCGCGGCCAGCGGTGTCGATTCCGAAGCCGAATTTTTGATGCGTATGGGAGCACAAGCCACGCTCGGCCGCCACTTGTTCCTCACCGACGACTCCGGCGTCGGCAACTCGCACATGGAGCCCACGATTCCATGTTATCAAGTCCAAAAACTGAACAACCTCGTCTACCGCGTCATTGCGTCGGAATTGAGCGGCTATCGCATTCCTGCCGATCCGGCCGAAATCGTGCGATCGGTCGGCAATCCCGAGGAAGGCGTCTGTAAACTCGACGACGGATCGTTCGCGTATCTGTAA
- a CDS encoding YccF domain-containing protein → MGTLGNILWVVLGGGFPLFLGYLVAGAALAITIVGFPFAVATWRLGRYALLPFNNRVEDRKDSLGSGCLGFLFNVIWLVVFGWGFAIAHLGSALLCAITIIGIPFAVAHFKLAILALWPFGKEIV, encoded by the coding sequence ATGGGAACGTTGGGCAACATCTTGTGGGTGGTGCTCGGTGGTGGATTTCCGCTTTTTCTGGGGTATCTGGTGGCGGGAGCGGCACTGGCCATCACGATTGTGGGTTTTCCATTTGCCGTGGCGACTTGGCGGCTTGGACGTTATGCCTTGCTGCCGTTCAATAATCGCGTGGAAGACCGAAAAGACAGCCTTGGCTCGGGGTGCCTCGGCTTTTTGTTCAATGTGATTTGGCTCGTCGTTTTCGGGTGGGGCTTTGCGATTGCACACCTAGGCTCGGCGCTTTTGTGTGCCATCACGATCATCGGAATTCCGTTTGCCGTGGCGCACTTCAAGCTAGCGATTCTCGCGCTGTGGCCGTTCGGCAAAGAAATCGTCTGA
- a CDS encoding DUF2237 domain-containing protein produces the protein MRRLERDMKAPSRNVLGGPLAICSQRPMTGFFRNGCCDTGTEDVGSHTVCAVMTADFLAYSKSRGNDLSTPMPQYGFPGLKPGDKWCLCAARWKEAKAAGRAPLVVLTATHERALEVCDLADLKKHAIDMN, from the coding sequence ATGCGACGGTTGGAGCGTGACATGAAGGCCCCTTCTCGCAATGTTCTCGGTGGACCGCTGGCAATTTGTTCTCAGCGGCCAATGACTGGGTTTTTCCGCAACGGATGTTGCGATACGGGAACCGAAGATGTTGGTTCTCATACGGTATGTGCGGTAATGACGGCGGACTTTTTGGCGTACTCGAAGAGCCGCGGGAACGATTTGTCGACGCCAATGCCGCAATATGGTTTTCCGGGCCTGAAACCGGGCGACAAGTGGTGCTTGTGCGCTGCGCGCTGGAAGGAAGCGAAGGCTGCGGGGCGTGCGCCGCTCGTCGTACTCACGGCAACGCATGAACGAGCGCTCGAAGTGTGCGACTTGGCGGACTTGAAAAAACACGCGATCGACATGAACTGA